The nucleotide window GACCAAAGAGATCGAATCCGAAGCCGCCAAGGGTCGTTTGCTAGCGGATAAAGAAGTCGACTACATCGCACTTCAAAACAAGATCGAGGGGACTCGTGAATTGGTCACGCAAGTCAGCGAAAGCATGGCTCGCGTCGACATGTCGACCAGTACTGAAAGCGAAACGCGTGTCGTTGAATTGATCGCCGCGAAGGGCGCTTACTTGGTCGCACCGATCTTGTGGAAACTGGTCGGCATCGGCGGCTTCCTGGGATTGGCGTTGGGGGCCGGCATGGCATTCCTGTTGGAAAAGAACGCCAACACCTTCCGCGACCCGGACGAAATCGCCGCCAGCCTTGGCACCAGCGTTCTGACGCACGTTCCGTTCTTCAAAAAGCGAGTGACGAAGCGTGGGAGTGGTCAAAACGCAGACAAAGACAGCCCCTACAAAGAATTGGATCCCTGTTTGGCGGTCCTGCATTCGCCGTCGTCCGTCGCCGCCGAATCGGTCCGGTCGCTTCGAACGGCAACCTATTTCGAATTGGCGGGTGTCCAGGGTGGCAAGATCTTGCAGGTCACCAGTCCGTTGCCCGGAGATGGTAAAAGTACGATCGCGGGCAACCTGGCTTGTGCTATCGCCCAAAGTGGCAAGAGTGTCTTGGTGATCGACTGTGACCTTCGGCGTCCCCAGTTGACCGATAACTTTGTGATGCAAGATCAGCTTGGGCTGACCAATGTGCTGAACGGTGAATGTGAGTGGCAGGAGGCATGCCACTCGACTCCGTTGGGACACTTGGACGTCATGCCCAGCGGACCGATTCCGGCCAACCCGGCCGAAGCGTTGACGTTGCCAGAAATGGCCGAAACGTTGGAAGAACTCCGCGAACACTATGACTACGTGCTTGTCGATACACCGCCACTGCTGGTCGTGACAGACCCCAGCATCCTGGCCAGCATGGTCGACGGCGTCTTGCTGACACTGCGGGTTCGCCGCAAGAGTAAGTTGAACGCTCGCGAAGCGGTCAACATTCTCAGCAGCGTTGGTGGCAACTTGATCGGTACCGTCATCAACAACTCCGACGAAGCGTCCAGCAGTGACGGCTACCGCGGATACGGCTACTATCGCTACAGTCGCTACGCCAAGAAGTACTACCGACGCGGCGGCAACGCTGGGGAAGTGGTGCCCAAGGGCAGCAAGAAACGAAGTGGCATGGTGGTCAGTGGACGCAGCACCCAAAACCGCGTCCGCCCGTCCGAAGCGATGCCGACTCGAAACGAAGCCGTCGCCGCCGCCGCCGCGCCTGTCACACGCCCCAACGTGTCGAGCGATCAACAGGCTGATTCTTAGAGTACGGATACGGGACGGATCCGTTTGACGGAATATCAGGCAACACGACCGGCCGTGATCCCGATGGGTTTGCGGCCGGTTCGTTGACTACGGTCTTGAAAACTAAAAGAGCGTGAAGTCGCCGTGTGTGAAGCTTGCAATGCTGGGGACTGCTAGTTCAGAATGCCAAACCGGTGCTGCGACACGTGAACATTGTTCCAATGGAGATCGGTCGCAGTATCGCACAGAAGTCTCAAAAATGGCCAGCTGATCGGATTCACTGTGACCTTTTTTGGGCTTAGCTAAAACCAACCGCGATTGTCACGTCCGCCGGTGGAACGACGGACGAGGCGGCGGAAAATTTGGATCCCGAATCCGCGTGACCTCGACGTCCACGGTGGTTTTCAGGGTCGGCCGGATCATCAGCCTTGCTTCCCACAACTTGGCCGACCCGACCGCCGCTGGGCGTTAGGATGACAGGATTCGGTTCTGGCACGGCTGCCATCCACCCCTACCACGCGGCCGCCACGGTCGTCGTGTGGGGACCACGGTGCGGATTTTCCAACGCCTGTCCAGCTCGGCGTGATGGAAAGACCGCATCAAGGCGCCCGATCCGACTGCGATTTGGCGCCCAATGTTTCGACAAAGCACGTTTCCAACGTCCCACTAAATAGCATGTCCACGATCGAATCTGAAACTCCGGTTGCCGTTGATGCACCGGTTACGTTCGACCAACCCGAAAGCGACCAGCCGTCGCGATCCTTCTTCGATCGCACGTCCAAGTGGATGTGGTTCTGGGGAGGTCTGTTCGCCGCGTGTGTGCCGCTGTTGATTCCCTACTTCGCCGACATGTGGGCGGCACCGCACTATCAGTACTTTCCCTTCGTGTTCTTGGCCGTCGGTGCTTTGATCTACGCGCGAAGCGATCGCCAGTATTATCCGCCGGCGGGATGGCTCGGGTGGTCGTTGGTTGCGCTGGGAATTGCCACGTTGGCGTTGGCGATCGTCAACCAAGCGGTTTGGTTGGGCGGGTTCGCTTTCGTCTTGATCGGCATCGCGTTCGTCGCGTCATTGCGCGGCGACGAAGACGTTTCACTTCTTGCATTGGGATTC belongs to Crateriforma spongiae and includes:
- a CDS encoding polysaccharide biosynthesis tyrosine autokinase, with translation MSTNELSNRPYSNSPAMMQAPIAMMDRDGADGGKNEMPNIGAAMWRYRWAVALPTMLGMVAGFLLFLRTNETFRATTQIMIESNRPAVMDTMTGEMVGGVPSIEIVQAQLFSDEVIRGAFENPEMIQYHETLDEGDGPWARFVEMVKKDEVLELEPEVSDVKTAQSVVALLHFDSPNPDLSTAAVTAFSQSLQQYYNKKYSNSRDELKRFITEATDKVQPQLDKYESIYAQFRKESDLFFDEQGNAINPHRVRVQELMADRGKLVQEYVDAELTYRSIKQTVDGAEDPLLAFTIVSQLLDRPLSLPEEVDAARLAMGADDGELASMEVQEELAPLKADRDALAAELGKGHPHVKVLDNKIASLEKALDRLGQSRSSRIGQLMDDEERKTKQALQAISAVQATAKTKVDMLKQRLDLLTKEIESEAAKGRLLADKEVDYIALQNKIEGTRELVTQVSESMARVDMSTSTESETRVVELIAAKGAYLVAPILWKLVGIGGFLGLALGAGMAFLLEKNANTFRDPDEIAASLGTSVLTHVPFFKKRVTKRGSGQNADKDSPYKELDPCLAVLHSPSSVAAESVRSLRTATYFELAGVQGGKILQVTSPLPGDGKSTIAGNLACAIAQSGKSVLVIDCDLRRPQLTDNFVMQDQLGLTNVLNGECEWQEACHSTPLGHLDVMPSGPIPANPAEALTLPEMAETLEELREHYDYVLVDTPPLLVVTDPSILASMVDGVLLTLRVRRKSKLNAREAVNILSSVGGNLIGTVINNSDEASSSDGYRGYGYYRYSRYAKKYYRRGGNAGEVVPKGSKKRSGMVVSGRSTQNRVRPSEAMPTRNEAVAAAAAPVTRPNVSSDQQADS